The following are encoded together in the Candida orthopsilosis Co 90-125, chromosome 5 draft sequence genome:
- a CDS encoding Toa1 protein (S. cerevisiae homolog TOA1 has RNA polymerase II transcription factor activity, has role in transcription initiation from RNA polymerase II promoter and localizes transcription factor TFIIA complex): MSNTEASRLYETIIEDVISDSRQDFENMGIDEATLQELRKIWCEKLSQSKVGKFSWDENDDYGDEDPALSLIGNNSGSDATAGVTVKEEPTATSQLETSNNGPIDSNVQNGDVAGNVPASDVLSYNNDLGIELPSISVKKESNDDGLSLPPLPQTDGTFEMTLHVNNPKHVLKQLKKRPKTRDTSLTLYQVDGALDDDDDDDDDDDGDIFNDSDDINSDLDDDLESDKSDDEDGDQEGQIMLCLYDKVQRIKNKWKSNLKEGVANIDGKDYVFHKATGECEW, from the coding sequence ATGTCAAATACAGAGGCTAGTAGGTTATACGAAACTATAATAGAAGATGTCATATCTGACTCGCGTCAAGATTTCGAAAATATGGGTATTGATGAAGCCACACTACAAGAATTGCGTAAGATATGGTGCGAAAAGTTATCACAATCAAAAGTTGGTAAATTTTCATGGGATGAGAATGACGATTATGGCGATGAAGACCCAGCATTACTGCTAATAGGTAATAATAGTGGTAGCGATGCAACTGCAGGTGTAACAGTCAAGGAAGAGCCCACTGCCACATCCCAACTTGAGACTTCAAATAATGGACCTATTGATTCCAATGTTCAAAATGGTGACGTTGCTGGTAACGTTCCTGCATCTGATGTGTTGAGTTATAATAATGATTTAGGGATAGAACTACCATCGATCTCAGTGAAGAAAGAGtccaatgatgatggtttGTCACTCCCGCCATTACCTCAAACTGATGgtacttttgaaatgaCCCTACATGTAAATAATCCGAAACACGTACTAAAACAGCTAAAAAAGAGACCCAAGACGAGAGACACTAGCTTGACGCTTTACCAAGTTGATGGGGcattggatgatgatgatgatgacgatgacgatgacgatggagatattttcaatgattcagATGATATAAATTCTGAtttagatgatgatttagaaAGCGACAAGTCTGACGATGAGGATGGAGACCAAGAAGGGCAAATTATGTTGTGCTTGTATGATAAAGTACAGAgaattaaaaataaatggaaatccaatttgaaagaaggTGTTGCGAATATTGATGGTAAAGATTATGTTTTTCATAAAGCTACAGGGGAATGTGAATGGTAA
- a CDS encoding Bem3 GTPase-activating protein (GAP) for Rho-type GTPase Cdc42p has translation MQTLNSPYIPPLENNKTRPPPPTSFPKQNHTPHSELPPSDSRFDRSKLSDNEFIGQLLFENKELKSVIESQSKIIAELQSQLKSHNISPQVTEVTKQNGASEKEDAVIRKKGSFRVQKPEYSSIPSILDTSRQTSTANINDLPISKHTDSLNNLSLESRDEDKSVDAADSSEKLQTSSPYEVPMRSSRRRHIKNDLGRELEDAITSPTNDAFSSSERSLSKDRPDSALPDKGEEAAKGHESEETSSESSKSVQPNDMSINASVLEHTGNTTNIAEPGSDSGIVSQNMKPSDSVKSNTETNNAASSQLYTQNNKQRRSTSSVASTYKSSRIKPPGSQRAVSSSKSSAELVPPVVPLKQSLNDKNDSHGNLSLYNTPPNNGIPTFAGKESPLTPDLDNESKTESFSSAKLRIEDDDLPSRPDLFLSSSNTVSSQELAAPYDASQQQNHTRPAYQTPTSSAHNVHLLSPQTPGSSFSVLHTPKMEMDESALFIKPEEFHTIFIKVVSTINVTSSTSQNSAKKAEEPKVTMTINDRETNKEMWRIRKTHAQLTAFDYEIRPIVEYFGLANLPDKSSFLSTTPSKIEHRRSILQKYFNSIFVMPHIPRLVLYKICTFLSLDFVNPLDDFKSGSRKEGFLVRRYKGLGNSWKIRWCQIENHYLEIYPFPGGPIQESISLRNAQIGRQATDSVAEDKGYRHAFLIMESAKASKLHSTTNKHFFCAETDEERDDWVTALIEFTEPASESTESSPRNTYISQDTPTDLDKKFSYDSYNQSNDSAFGNRYTGVDQSNTTIASVSSEDQAKRSKLRNYFSFRSKDSSNDDQQQSLEHQQQSHEPEPQLQSLPYSQYGPPQQANYAPQPTNGYYAPSHPPMPNQNSNNSMQQYLDDLNIGNDVTKSIFGRDIQEAYDLSCHEYMGREIPSICYRCLDYLNKTGAVFEEGIFRLSGSASTIRQLKDIFNTQYDLDLFQTPLKPDINTVSGLFKTYLRELPNPILGAPTYNHLNHIMLNNAQSLPPSQLALIFRDFLNDSNNIDKINYDLSYIIFKFLRQIVSQNQINRMNLRNVCIVFVPTLNISLEVLSTILIDFECIFENGKPISDSNREVLDLHIPNF, from the coding sequence ATGCAGACGCTAAACAGCCCTTATATTCCACCTTtagaaaacaacaagactCGCCCACCTCCACCAACatcatttccaaaacaaaatcatacCCCACACTCAGAACTTCCACCATCAGACTCACGTTTTGATCGATCAAAGCTTTCTGATAATGAATTTATAGGACAATTgttatttgaaaacaaggAGTTGAAAAGTGTGATTGAATCACAACTGAAGATTATTGCTGAACTACAACTGCAGTTGAAAAGTCATAATATTTCCCCACAAGTGACTGAGGTGACGAAACAAAATGGTGCTTCAGAAAAAGAGGATGCTGTAATCCGAAAAAAGGGATCATTTAGGGTACAGAAACCAGAATACTCATCAATACCTAGCATTCTTGATACTTCTCGCCAAACATCTACAGCTAATATTAACGACTTGCCCATATCGAAGCATACGGATAGtttgaacaatttgctGCTTGAACTGCGCGATGAGGATAAATCAGTGGATGCAGCAGACTCACTGGAGAAGCTACAAACAAGCTCCCCCTATGAAGTACCTATGAGATCTTCTCGTAGAAGACACATCAAGAACGACCTCGGTAGGGAATTGGAAGACGCGATAACGTCACCCACTAACGATGCATTCAGTTCTTCAGAGCGCCTGTTGTCGAAAGACAGACCGGACTCAGCATTGCCCGACAAAGGTGAGGAAGCTGCAAAGGGACACGAATCAGAAGAAACCTCTCTGGAAAGTAGCAAGAGTGTACAACCGAATGATATGTCAATCAATGCTTCAGTATTGGAACACACTGGTAATACCACTAATATCGCAGAACCTGGCAGTGACAGCGGCATTGTCAGTCAAAATATGAAACCAAGTGATTCTGTAAAGTCCAACACTGAAACAAATAATGCCGCGTCATCTCAATTATACACgcaaaacaacaagcaaAGGAGAAGTACTAGTAGCGTTGCATCTACAtacaaatcatcaagaatCAAACCACCTGGTTCTCAACGCGCAGTATCGAGTTCAAAGAGTAGTGCCGAATTAGTACCACCAGTAGTACCTTTGAAGCAGTCACTCAATGACAAAAATGACTCGCACGGTAATCTTTCGTTATACAATACACCTCCTAATAATGGAATACCTACATTCGCGGGAAAAGAGAGCCCATTAACACCCGATTTGGATAATGAAAGTAAGACGGAATCGTTTTCTTCTGCCAAATTGAGGATTGAAGACGATGATCTTCCTTCGAGACCCGATTTATTTCTCTCTTCATCTAATACTGTGCTGAGTCAAGAATTAGCAGCTCCCTATGACGCGTCACAGCAGCAGAACCACACCAGACCAGCTTATCAAACACCAACTTCATCAGCGCACAATGTACATCTTTTGAGTCCACAAACTCCCGGGTCTAGCTTTAGTGTTTTGCACACACCAAAGATGGAGATGGATGAGTCAGCATTGTTCATCAAGCCTGAAGAATTCCACACTATATTCATCAAGGTTGTCAGCACTATTAACGTTACGTCATCGACTCTGCAGAATTCTGCAAAGAAGGCAGAGGAACCTAAAGTCACAATGACTATTAATGATCGGGAGACTAATAAGGAAATGTGGCGGATTCGAAAGACTCATGCTCAATTGACAGCATTTGATTATGAAATAAGACCTATTGTGGAGTATTTTGGTCTCGCCAATTTACCCGACAAGTCGAGTTTCTTGTCAACCACACCAAGCAAGATTGAACATAGAAGGTCCATATTGCAAAAGTATTTCAACTCCATATTTGTTATGCCTCATATTCCACGTTTGGTTCTATACAAGATTTGTACATTTTTGTCCTTGGATTTTGTGAATCCACTTGATGACTTTAAAAGTGGATCAAGAAAAGAGGGCTTTTTGGTACGTAGGTATAAAGGTTTGGGCAACAGTTGGAAAATAAGGTGGTGCCAAATTGAGAATCATTATCTTGAAATTTATCCATTCCCTGGTGGTCCAATTCAAGAATCTATATCATTGCGGAATGCACAAATAGGAAGGCAAGCAACAGACTCTGTGGCCGAAGATAAGGGATACAGACATGCATTTTTGATTATGGAGTCAGCAAAGGCATCCAAATTACATTCTACTACAAACAAGCACTTTTTCTGTGCTGAAACGGATGAAGAAAGAGATGACTGGGTCACTGCATTGATTGAGTTTACTGAACCCGCACTGGAGTCAACTGAATCATCTCCTCGCAACACATACATCAGTCAAGACACCCCCACAGATCTTGATAAGAAATTTCTGTATGATAGTTACAACCAAAGCAATGATTCAGCATTTGGTAATCGTTACACCGGGGTTGATCAAAGCAACACCACTATTGCGTCTGTTTCCAGTGAAGACCAGGCCAAAAGGTCGAAACTTCGAAACTATTTCTCTTTTAGGAGTAAAGATTCCTCGAATGATGACCAACAACAATCGCTAGaacatcaacagcaatCGCACGAGCCAGAACCTCAATTACAATCACTACCTTATTCACAGTACGGACCCCCACAACAAGCCAACTATGCCCCTCAACCAACCAATGGATACTACGCACCTTCACATCCACCTATGCCTAACCAAAACTCAAACAACTCTATGCAACAATACCTTGACGATTTGAACATTGGCAATGACGTtaccaaatcaatatttggtCGTGATATTCAAGAGGCGTATGACCTATCTTGTCATGAATATATGGGTCGCGAAATACCTAGTATTTGTTATCGTTGCCTAGATTATTTGAACAAGACAGGTGCAGtttttgaagaaggtaTATTCCGATTAAGTGGCTCTGCCTCTACTATTCGACAATTGAAggatattttcaatactcaatatgatttggatttgtttcaaactcCATTGAAGCCGGACATTAATACAGTTTCTGGATTATTCAAGACTTATTTGCGAGAGTTACCCAATCCTATACTTGGTGCACCCACTTATAATCATTTGAACCACATCATGCTCAATAATGCTCAATCGTTACCACCATCACAACTTGCACTAATCTTCCGCGATTTCCTTAATGATTCAAATAATATTGACAAGATTAATTATGATTTATCTTATATAATTTTCAAGTTCCTTAGGCAAATTGTTTCCCagaatcaaatcaatcgAATGAATTTAAGAAATGTGTGCATTGTGTTTGTTCCAACGTTGAATATTAGTCTTGAAGTGTTGAGCACaatattgattgattttgaatgtatttttgaaaatggtaaaCCTATCTCGGATTCAAATCGAGAGGTGTTGGATTTACATATACcaaacttttga
- a CDS encoding Dal3 protein (S. cerevisiae homolog DAL3 has ureidoglycolate hydrolase activity): MVLKTFKLDRKQHISATALTPEAFAPYGGVISADHQLQNVQKSEANYGTAIKLHKVAPIVNNFHNSTSGTKETANWNIFRCTAPKHLIKHGGSKSVYLSKVLERHPFSTQTFVPMGQDKSKLSYLVIVAKTNESTSQKLPDPSQIKAFICKGNQSITYGAGIWHAPMVVIDETITHLDFAVLIHENGVAEEDCQECYFDPGYNIEYTLESSKL; encoded by the coding sequence atGGTTCTTAAAACTTTTAAGTTGGATCGAAAACAGCATATTTCTGCTACTGCACTAACCCCAGAAGCATTTGCACCATATGGAGGTGTCATTAGTGCAGatcatcaactacaaaaTGTCCAGAAATCAGAAGCAAATTACGGAACGGCTATTAAGTTGCATAAGGTGGCTCCGATAGTTAACAATTTTCATAACTCAACTAGTGGCACCAAAGAAACGGCTAACTGGAATATTTTCAGGTGCACAGCACCAAAGCATTTAATAAAGCATGGTGGTTCCAAATCAGTGTATTTATCAAAGGTATTGGAAAGACATCCATTTAGTACACAAACATTTGTACCTATGGGTCAAGATAAAAGCAAATTGTCTTATTTGGTTATTGTTGCTAAAACTAATGAATCAACATCTCAGAAGTTGCCGGACCCTTCTCAAATAAAGGCTTTCATATGTAAAGGAAATCAATCTATCACATATGGAGCAGGAATATGGCATGCGCCAATGGttgtgattgatgaaacaattacacatttggattttgcTGTCTTGATTCATGAAAACGGTGTTGCTGAGGAAGATTGTCAAGAGTGTTACTTTGATCCAGGCTACAACATTGAGTATACATTagaatcatcaaaattataA
- a CDS encoding Fzo1 mitochondrial biogenesis protein: MTGFPNLQPNESKQKPRQNSNDNEDEATLLDGSSGKPSHLVYMPGESHLSHDGTTLLDGEEGSSSSDARRGVSFQNHQHINASLQQLKYNDNKLSLDRAINQTIELIEEIVKENKERPVFYPTEIEDGSKILLNSAKAHLGLVRQNSSIKQLAKQKIKEDDINKELPEFKILKINIRGGHGDDNLVSNLDKKSIAALLEKKLHGQTKYLLNLKERVDDTSSKVFVTGDLNAGKSTFCNALLRRKLLPEDQQPCTSVFCEVIDAQKENDEVEEVHAVPIEKEYKKNDESTYEVHPLSELENLVYDCDKYKLLKVYVLDNRSFQESLLRNGIIDVKLIDAPGLNMDSYQTTQVFSRQEEIDLVVFVVSAENHFTLSAKEFIAAAANEKRYVFIVVNRFDNIKDKEKCRKRILDQIKNLSPDTYKNAKEFIHFVSSTEINSGDGGDGGDDGDDGDDDNGSNNNPDHPDFDLLEASLRKFLLEKRSISKLLPAKSYLLNLLHDLQTLSKINEKMYNDERQEKMLELNSSVAPKVDEVISKSHKIADTISSVIEAACTQVYNDTTKEMVSVIDNLGDKPVVQYEGLQYLFEYAKESQLALMDVIYDSVLKSEELAKQVTAAKVDEITKYGKNTLGEEFLNDKKFNSELMFSRVKDDIGKNIEDTIEVSDFFDPSIDSFLVFVGLPENYVKATKHQISYFNPISVITAIPSNAVALKEQLPTQLTLHTIYSSGKLLTTGALINRLYHFSNYVTPNTIKRVAAPVLICVSGIAIYYLISDIPNALSRKQAKKIKKKIQEMNYVHNNSARISGECRQVLNYPSRQVMNNFQTSIDKNLSQKKKLESYIKDAEISSGFFKQLLTKINDQQRILKEIDLESLNYVD, from the coding sequence ATGACAGGATTTCCCAACCTCCAACCGAATGAGTCTAAGCAAAAGCCTCGTCAAAATAGTAATGATAACGAAGATGAAGCGACTCTTCTAGATGGCTCTTCGGGCAAGCCTTCGCATTTGGTGTACATGCCTGGTGAGAGTCATCTATCACATGATGGTACAACTTTATTGGATGGAGAAGAAGGGAGTAGCTCCCTGGATGCTAGACGAGGAGTGTCAttccaaaatcatcagCATATCAATGCGTCTTTACAACAACTCAAATACAACGATAACAAACTATCTTTAGATAGAGCAATAAACCAAACTATAGAACTTATTGAGGAAATTGTCAAGGAGAATAAAGAGCGGCCAGTATTTTACCCCACTGAAATCGAAGATGGATCAAAAATCTTGCTCAATAGTGCAAAGGCACATTTGGGTTTGGTGAGACAAAATTCGAGCATCAAGCAATTAGCAAAGCAAAAGataaaagaagatgatatCAACAAGGAATTACCAGAGTTTAAAATTCTAAAAATTAACATTCGTGGTGGCCATGGAGATGacaatttggtttcaaatttggacAAGAAGTCAATAGCAGCATTGTTGGAGAAGAAGCTACATGGGCAAACAAAGTACCTTCTCAACTTGAAGGAAAGGGTTGACGATACGTCTTCGAAGGTGTTTGTCACGGGAGATTTGAATGCAGgaaaatcaactttttgcaATGCCCTTTTAAGAAGAAAACTTCTCCCGGAAGACCAGCAACCATGTACATCTGTGTTTTGTGAAGTAATTGATGCTcagaaagaaaatgatgaagttgaggAAGTACACGCTGTTCCTATAGAGAAGGAatacaaaaagaatgaCGAATCTACATATGAAGTACATCCGCTTCTGGAGTTGGAAAACTTGGTGTACGATTGTGACAAAtataaattgttgaaagtatATGTTCTTGATAATCGATCCTTCCAGGAAAGCTTGCTCCGTAACGGGATTATTGACGTCAAGCTCATTGATGCTCCGGGATTAAACATGGACTCATACCAAACAACACAAGTGTTTTCACGTCAagaggaaattgatttggttgtctttgttgttaGTGCAGAAAATCACTTTACTTTATCAGCAAAAGAATTTATTGCCGCTGCTGCCAATGAAAAGAGATATGTTTTCATTGTTGTAAATCGGTTTGACAATATCAAAGATAAGGAAAAGTgtagaaaaagaattttggatcaaatcaaaaacctTTCGCCTGATACATACAAGAATGCAAAGGAATTCATTCATTTTGTTAGCTCTACTGAAATTAATAGTGGTGATGGAGGCGATGGCggtgatgatggtgatgacgGTGATGACGATAATGGAAGCAATAACAATCCTGACCATCCTGACTTCGATCTCCTTGAAGCATCCTTGCgaaaatttcttttggaaaagagGTCGATATCGAAATTACTTCCAGCAAAGAGTTATCTCCTCAATTTGTTACATGATTTGCAAACTTTGAGCAaaattaatgaaaaaatGTACAACGATGAAAGACAAGAAAAGATGTTGGAACTCAATAGCCTGGTTGCTCCTAAAGTCGATGAGGTTATTTCTAAATCTCACAAGATTGCCGATACTATAAGCTCAGTAATAGAAGCAGCATGCACTCAAGTGTACAATGACACTACCAAGGAAATGGTTTCAGTCATTGACAATTTAGGTGACAAGCCCGTTGTTCAATATGAAGGGTTGCAATACCTCTTTGAATATGCAAAGGAGTCTCAATTGGCATTAATGGATGTTATTTATGACTCTGTGTTGAAAAGTGAGGAGTTGGCAAAACAGGTCACAGCAGCAAAAGTCGATGAAATAACAAAGTATGGTAAAAACACATTGGGCGAAGAGTTTCTCAATGATaagaaattcaattctGAGTTGATGTTCTCCAGGGTTAAAGATGACATTGGAAAAAACATTGAAGATACTATTGAAGTTTCTGACTTTTTTGATCCATCtattgattcatttttggTATTTGTTGGATTGCCTGAGAATTATGTAAAAGCTACAAAGCATCAAATTTCATACTTTAACCCAATTTCTGTCATCACAGCAATACCATCAAACGCAGTTGCGTTGAAAGAGCAATTACCAACACAATTGACATTGCACACAATATATTCATCTGGTAAGCTTCTAACCACGGGTGCGTTGATTAATCGTTTGTATCACTTCAGCAATTATGTTACACCCAACACAATCAAGAGAGTTGCAGCACCTGTACTTATTTGTGTTTCAGGTATTGCAATATACTACCTCATTAGTGATATTCCAAATGCTTTATCAAGAAAACAAGCTAAGAAgataaaaaagaagattcaGGAGATGAATTATGTTCACAACAATTCAGCACGTATTTCTGGTGAATGTCGACAAGTTTTGAATTATCCGTCAAGACAAGTAATGAATAATTTCCAAACCAGTATCGACAAGAATTTGTctcagaagaagaaattggaatcaTATATCAAAGACGCTGAAATTAGTTCAGGATTCTTCAagcaattgttgacaaaGATTAATGATCAACAAAGAATCttgaaagaaattgatttggaaagtCTCAACTACGTTGATTGA
- a CDS encoding Hos3 histone deacetylase yields MTTRDNISHHHRNDSEDSLIEAFETTLTIKPSTTEYEDNDISIDHTVLPNSTVNYTRDATSMVDIEELEENEQLEEQIPKFKTNRRYSLLPTKTTFKKIGSPGLEEYYVQQKLDPKFHDILKPSVLIDEKLIKYHHTFSDFIASNPHINKESPRFQHNSEKTLVILSPYSPEHAFGRKWVTKSYLSTIFERPQRLLASCIGVASAITMYPFYYKLINSTKRSSIFASHVRKIHGKNWPKKLFELCLESHEKLNNDEIEVPEDWNTGDIYLTPKTINAIEGVIGTIETAVDSLFNTSSTSPQAGISTSGRGNHDLAFVVIRPPGHHSHACLPSGFCLLNNVQIGIEYAFETYGVTHCAILDIDLHHGDGSQDICWERAGFTGDYGQQAEDEIDDPSLNPRNEYGKRFATFPKVGYFSLHDIKSYPTELGFATKENIKNASTCIMDHDLNIWNVHLQNWNTEDEFYKHYQTRYVAILNRANQFLNNAKKQHDQEYEEYLAQLSKYNKYLQKPHLYPNQKPEKPTPPPAYKPLIIISAGFDASEYEDPQMQRHGINVPTSFYATFTKDVVKLAKIHTKGKVISFLEGGYSDGALTTGIFSHLIGLNNDDDLLWNHTWGSEQVAKELIKGCKKNWTPYKNPKSEITIWANEVIKLGRSMMPNAILPANHIYRDQSKDKDVVNGKPVNRMVKDLLDGGVGIIETPKMKKIDDREDFKKPVRHTRSYYKTV; encoded by the coding sequence ATGACAACTCGAGATAATATCTCCCATCATCATCGAAATGATAGTGAGGATTCATTGATTGAGGCATTTGAAACTACTTTGACTATTAAACCCAGCACCACTGAATATGAAGATAACGACATATCCATCGACCATACTGTTTTGCCCAATTCGACAGTAAATTACACTCGAGATGCAACCAGTAtggttgatattgaagagttggaagaaaatgaacaaCTAGAAGAGCAAATacccaaattcaaaactaATAGAAGGTATAGCTTACTTCCAACAAAGACTACGTTTAAGAAAATTGGATCACCTGGATTAGAAGAGTACTatgttcaacaaaaacttGACCCCAAATTTCACGACATCCTAAAGCCTAGTGTActtattgatgaaaaattgattaaataTCACCACACATTTAGTGATTTCATTGCATCAAACCCACACATTAATAAGGAGTCACCTCGATTCCAACATAATTCAGAAAAAACATTGGTTATATTATCACCATATAGTCCTGAACATGCATTTGGTAGGAAATGGGTGACAAAGTCATACTTGTCGACGATTTTTGAACGTCCACAACGATTACTTGCAAGTTGCATTGGTGTTGCTTCAGCAATCACAATGTATCCTTTTTACTACAAGCTTAttaattcaacaaagagaAGTTCCATCTTTGCATCACATGTAAGGAAAATTCATGGGAAAAATTGGCCAAAAAAGTTATTTGAATTGTGTTTGGAAAGTcatgaaaagttgaataatgatgaaattgaggTTCCCGAGGATTGGAACACTGGTGATATTTATCTCACACCAAAGACCATAAATGCGATCGAGGGTGTAATTGGTACAATAGAAACTGCTGTCGATAGTTTGTTCAACACTCTGTCAACATCTCCTCAAGCAGGTATTAGCACTTCCGGTAGAGGAAACCACGACTTGGCGTTCGTAGTGATACGACCACCAGGCCACCACAGCCACGCTTGCCTACCTAGTGGCTTCTGTTTATTAAACAATGTACAAATTGGGATAGAATATGCATTTGAAACATATGGTGTGACACATTGTGCTATATTAGATATTGACTTGCATCATGGGGATGGCTCACAAGACATTTGCTGGGAAAGAGCTGGTTTTACAGGAGATTATGGCCAACAAGCcgaagatgaaattgatgacCCATCATTGAATCCGCGTAATGAATATGGTAAAAGGTTTGCAACGTTTCCCAAGGTGGGGTATTTTTCACTTCACGATATAAAATCGTACCCTACTGAATTGGGATTTGCAACAAAGGAGAATATCAAGAATGCGTCAACCTGTATAATGGATCATGACTTGAATATTTGGAATGtccatttacaaaattggaatactgaagatgaattttACAAACATTATCAAACTAGATACGTGGCGATTCTAAACCGTGCAAATCAATTCTTAAACAATGCCAAGAAGCAACACGATCAAGAGTATGAGGAGTATTTAGCTCAATTGAGCAAATACAACAAGTATCTACAAAAACCACACCTTTATCCAAACCAGAAACCAGAGAAGccaacaccaccaccagcatACAAACCTTTAATCATAATATCTGCTGGATTCGATGCTTCTGAATACGAAGACCCACAAATGCAGCGACACGGTATAAACGTTCCAACTTCATTTTATGCAACATTCACCAAAGATGTGGTAAAATTGGCCAAGATACACACTAAAGGGAAAGtcatttcatttcttgaaGGTGGTTATAGTGATGGCGCTTTAACAACAGGTATATTTTCCCATCTTATTGGATTaaacaatgatgatgatctCTTGTGGAATCATACATGGGGGTCAGAACAAGTTGCTAAGGAATTGATTAAAGGATGCAAAAAAAACTGGACACCTTATAAAAACCCCAAGAGTGAAATCACCATTTGGGCTAATGAGGTTATCAAGTTAGGACGTTCGATGATGCCCAATGCCATTTTACCCGCGAACCACATTTATAGAGATCAGTCAAAGGATAAAGACGTCGTCAATGGGAAACCAGTAAATCGAATGGTGAAGGATCTTTTAGATGGTGGAGTGGGGATAATCGAGACACctaaaatgaaaaaaatcGATGATCGTGAGGACTTTAAAAAGCCAGTTAGACATACTAGATCTTACTATAAAACAGTCTGA